In Jannaschia sp. W003, the genomic stretch CGGGCACGCCGGGAACCGCGTGGACCACGTCGGCGGCGGCCTGCTCGGCGGCCACGGCATCCGCGGCGTTGTGAACCACGTGGCTCGCCGCCTCGGCGGCGGCCCCGGCGCTACTGCGCGGCGCCAAGTTCGTCGGCCTTGACGGCGCCGCGGTAGCCCATGGGCTCGCGCGGTCCGGTGGTGGTGTCGCGCGCGGTCTGCGCCTCGATCTCGCTGTTCAATTCCGCCCCCATCAGGATCACGTAGGCCGAGATCCACATCCACATGAGCATGACCACGACGCCCGCGAGGGAGCCGAAGGTCTCGTTGTACGATCCGAAGTTGGTGACGTAGATCGAGAACCCGATCGAGGCCACGAGCCACAGCGTGCAGGCGATCAGCGCCCCCGGCGTCAGCCAGCGCCACTTCGCCGGGTCGCGTGCCGGGCCGAAGCGGTAGAGCAGGCCCACGCCCGTCACCACGATCAGCGCCAGCGGCACGTAGCTCAGGAGCTGGATCGCCGTCTCCATCGCCGGCGCGAAGGCCAGGAACTGGAGGACCACCGGCACCGCGATGATCAGCAGCGCGGCCACGATCACGCCCACGATCATCAGCAGCGTCAGCCCCAGCGTGATCAGCTTGAGCTTCACGAAGCCGCGCGTCTCGCGCTCGTCGTAGGCCAGGTTGATGCCCTCGATCAGGCTGCCCACACCGGCCGAGGCCGACCAGAGCGCCAGCCCGAGGCCGAGGATCAGGCCGAGGGTGAGCCCGCCCTCCTGGCTGCCCGCAACCTTCTCGGCCTGGTCGAGCACGATCTGCGCCACGTCCTGCGGCACCACCCCGGCCACGCCGGCCAGCGAGTTCACCAGCTCCGACG encodes the following:
- a CDS encoding YihY/virulence factor BrkB family protein; this translates as MSDALSSSPDRGKPARKVDTGRPASSRHADELEPGRGRHADGPTKIPMRGWIDIFKRVVGEIGKDHVGLVAAGVAFYGLLAIFPAITALMSIAGLLYEPSELVNSLAGVAGVVPQDVAQIVLDQAEKVAGSQEGGLTLGLILGLGLALWSASAGVGSLIEGINLAYDERETRGFVKLKLITLGLTLLMIVGVIVAALLIIAVPVVLQFLAFAPAMETAIQLLSYVPLALIVVTGVGLLYRFGPARDPAKWRWLTPGALIACTLWLVASIGFSIYVTNFGSYNETFGSLAGVVVMLMWMWISAYVILMGAELNSEIEAQTARDTTTGPREPMGYRGAVKADELGAAQ